GTAGAAAAAAGCCCAGAACAGGTTTTGCTTGATGGTGCGCATCGTCGCCCGGCTTAAGGCGATGGCCTGGGGCACCGCGCGCAGGTCCCCACGTATGAGAGTGACATCGGCCGTCTCCATGGCTACATCGGTGCCTGTGCCGATGGCGATGCCCACGTCGGCCTGGGCTAGCGCCGGCGCATCGTTTATGCCATCACCGACCATCGCCACCAGCCCGACCCCTTCAGCTTGTAACCTCTGAATCGCCTCAGCCTTCTCACCTGGCAACACCTCAGCCAGCACGCGATCAATCCCCACCTCGCGCGCGATGGCCTCCGCCGTGATTCGGTTATCGCCGGTCAACATCACCACCTGCAGTCCCAGCCGATGCAGCTCAGCGACTGCTTCCCTAGAGCCGGGCTTGATAGTATCGGCCATGGCGATCAAACCGATCGCCTCGCCATTCACCGCCACCCACATGGCCGTTTTGGCCGCCGCCTGCAGGCGCTGCGCCTCCTCCTCTAGGCCGTTGAGGTGCACGGATCGGGCATTCATCAGCCTGAGGCTGCCCACCGCTACCTCGTTGCCACGCACCCAGGCGACCACCCCCTGCCCGGCCACCGCCTCAAATCGCTCCGGCTCGGCCGGTGATAGCCCATGCGCCTGAGCCGCCTGCACGATGGCCTCACCCAGCGGGTGCTCACTCCCTCGCTCTGCCGAAGCAGCCCACCAGAGAACTGCAAATTGCGGATGGCGGATGGCGAATTGAGCAGAAGTGAAATCCGGAGCCCGAAATCCGAAATGCGAAACCGCTACATCCGTGACCTCGGGCTTGCCCTTGGTGATCGTCCCCGTCTTATCGAACACGACTATTCGGACGGAGTGGGCGCGCTCCAGGGCAGCGCTGTCCTTGAAGAGGATGCCGTATTCGGCTCCCTTGCCGGTGCCGACCATGATCGCGGTGGGCGTGGCCAACCCCAGCGCGCAAGGACAGGCGATCACCAGCACGGCCACCATGCGGATCATCGCAGGCGTGAAGCCGGCATCGAGCACGAGCCACCAGACCAGCAACGTGGCAACGGCGATGGCGATCACCACCGGCACAAAAACTCCTGACACCTGATCGGCTAGGCGTTGGATGGGAGCTTTGCTCCCCTGCGCCTCTTGCACCAATCGGATGATCTGGGCCAATGCCGTTTCCGCGCCCACCCGGGTCGCCTCGACCTTAAGCATCCCTTGCCGATTTAACGTCGCGCCGATGACCGGGTCGCCCGGCTTCTTGTCCACTGGCAGGCTCTCGCCGGTGAGCATGCTCTCGTCCACGGCTGAATGGCCTTCGATGACGATGCCATCCACCGGGATCTTCTCGCCTGGCCGCACGAGGACGATATCGCCTACCGCCACCTGCTCAACGGGGACATCTGCCTCGACGCCGTCTCGTACCACACGAGCGGTCTTGGCCCGCAACCCCATCAGCTTCTTGATGGCCGCGCTGGTCTGTCCCTTCGCGCGAGCCTCCAACAGTTTACCCAGCTTAATTAAGGTGATGATGACCGCCGCCGTCTCGAAGTAGACGTGCTCGCCCAAAGCAGTGCTGCCCAGCGTCAACGCGAAGGTGACCGGCAGGCTGTAGAAGAACGCCGCTGACGAGCCCATCGCCACCAGCACATCCATGTTGGCCGAGCTGTTGCGCAGCGCCTTCCAGCCGCCCACGTAATAGTCCCAGCCGACGTAGAACTGCACAGGTGTTGCCAGCGCGAACATCAGCCAATTTAGCCATGGCGAGTGCCCCCACATCCCCAGCAGGCCGAAGTCACGCGCCATCGCCAGAAGAAAAAGGGGCAGCGAAAACGCCACACCTGTCCAGAACTTGCGGCTCTGATCGCGGATCTCCGCCTCGCGAGCAGCCTGCTCGACATCCTCAAGCTGGCCGGCGCTGGTCTCTACCACGCCGTAGCCGGCCTTCTCGACGGCAGCTACCAGGTCCGCACGGGTAGCCACACCGGGGATATACTCTATAGTGGCCCGCTCCGTCGCCAGATTGACCGTCGCTAAAGTCACGCCGGGCACCTTTTTGAGGGCGCGCTCAATGGTCGCCGCACAGTTGGCACAGGTCATGCCTGTGATAGGCAGCTCGATCCTGGCCGTGGCCACGCCGTAGCCCACATCCCGGATGCGGTGGATCAGCGCATCCTCATCCAGCAGCGAAGGGTCAAAGACCACGGTCGCCCGCTCGCTGGCGTAGTTGACGGTGGCCTCTGCCACGCCAGGCAGCTTCTTTAGATTCCGTTCAATGGCCACCGCGCAATTCGCGCAGTGCATGCCCGTAATAGGCAAGATGATTTGCCTTTGAGCCATAGGGTTCCCTAGCGTCTGACGTGGATGTTCCGTAGCATGGCGGATGAACGCTCAATATGCCCTCTTAGGCTCGTCTAAGTCGGTTTCCGTCCTACTCACCGACTCTCGCAACACTCTCTTAATCTTCCGGTGGGTAATGGATTTCCTCCAGCAAGGCTCGAATGCGTTTCCAACTGGCCGGAGGCTCATTCCATTCGACGGTGACGATCTTGGTCGCGACATCGCCCCGGACTGCGGTAATCCCTTCCAGCTCACCCAGCTCACGCTGGATGGTCATCACACAGTGGCTGCAGCTGATGTTGGGAACCCGAAAGGTCTTGCTTGCCATCGGCTTACCTCCGTGGAGTCACAGTTTTCCCGTCGCCTCGAACACGCCCAGGATCTCGCCAATCACCCGCTCACGCTCGTCAGGGTCGTCACCGCGAAGGGCAGTGGTCACGCAGGTGTGCAAGTGCCGGTCGAGCACCATGGCGTTGACCTTCTGCAGCGCCCGTTGCACAGCGATGATCTGATGGACGATATCAATACAGTATTCGCCACTTTCGACCATACGTTGAATGCCGCGTACGTGGCCTTCGATGCTTTTGAGCCGATTCAGGATCTCGATCGTTTCTTCGTCATTCATGAGCCCACCTAGCCTGTACCCCCGCCACCCCGGGTTTCGTGAAGGAGCCCCCTTCCACACCACCTCGTTCAAGCAGGGAAAGGTTTATGCCCCCCACCCCCTGGGGATGGGGTCATCAGTAAAAATATCAGCATTGTGGCTGATTGTCAAATTCGGGCCGGCTGTATATGGCTTGGCCGTATACGGTTACACACCCATGCTCTATGAGCAGCCCTCACGGCACCCAGTTAGACAAGATGACCAACTGCTTGTCCGGCTCCATCGGATCGTTGGTACGCAGGTGGACGCGGAATTCGTGCGGCCCCTCCATGCCCGGGTGCATGGTGAAACGAAGCGTGATTAGCCCCTCTCGTCCCGGCTGGATAGTCGTCGAACTGACGACGGCGCGCGGCGGTCAACACCCCTCTACCACTTCCACCTGTGGCTCGCCCAGGATCTGTAACGGCTGATCGCCCACATTCCGGACGCGAAAGATAGTCTCGATGGGTGTGTTCACCTTCACATCGCCGTAATCTATTGTCTCCTGCGACACCTCCACGCGTGGAGCGCCGCGCACCTTGGGCACGGGCGCAGCCTGATCACTCCTCGCCAATAACCCGATGATCAGGCCGCCGCCGATCAACAGTGTGACAGCCAACAGCACAAGCAGCCACCCCCGATCCTGCGAGCGTGGAGGCCCTTTGCGCCCATCTTTCCTGCGCGCTCTGGATTGACCACCCATTGGCACTCTCCGTTCTGTAAAAGACCACTCCAGCTAGAATAGGCTGTACGATGTACAATGAGCATACAGCATGAATGGTGCTCGTTCAAATGGGAAATAACAGTCCAACACGCCGACGGCTCTTTCCCACGCTCTGACCGCTCGAGCCACAGAGCCACAGATTAAAAGAGGTCGCTGCGGTGAGATTCTCACAGGCGTTGACACCG
The genomic region above belongs to Anaerolineae bacterium and contains:
- a CDS encoding heavy metal translocating P-type ATPase → MAQRQIILPITGMHCANCAVAIERNLKKLPGVAEATVNYASERATVVFDPSLLDEDALIHRIRDVGYGVATARIELPITGMTCANCAATIERALKKVPGVTLATVNLATERATIEYIPGVATRADLVAAVEKAGYGVVETSAGQLEDVEQAAREAEIRDQSRKFWTGVAFSLPLFLLAMARDFGLLGMWGHSPWLNWLMFALATPVQFYVGWDYYVGGWKALRNSSANMDVLVAMGSSAAFFYSLPVTFALTLGSTALGEHVYFETAAVIITLIKLGKLLEARAKGQTSAAIKKLMGLRAKTARVVRDGVEADVPVEQVAVGDIVLVRPGEKIPVDGIVIEGHSAVDESMLTGESLPVDKKPGDPVIGATLNRQGMLKVEATRVGAETALAQIIRLVQEAQGSKAPIQRLADQVSGVFVPVVIAIAVATLLVWWLVLDAGFTPAMIRMVAVLVIACPCALGLATPTAIMVGTGKGAEYGILFKDSAALERAHSVRIVVFDKTGTITKGKPEVTDVAVSHFGFRAPDFTSAQFAIRHPQFAVLWWAASAERGSEHPLGEAIVQAAQAHGLSPAEPERFEAVAGQGVVAWVRGNEVAVGSLRLMNARSVHLNGLEEEAQRLQAAAKTAMWVAVNGEAIGLIAMADTIKPGSREAVAELHRLGLQVVMLTGDNRITAEAIAREVGIDRVLAEVLPGEKAEAIQRLQAEGVGLVAMVGDGINDAPALAQADVGIAIGTGTDVAMETADVTLIRGDLRAVPQAIALSRATMRTIKQNLFWAFFYNVILIPVAAGVLYPFTSLPTMLRALHPVLAAFAMAFSSVTVVTNSLRLRRVRL
- a CDS encoding heavy-metal-associated domain-containing protein, whose amino-acid sequence is MASKTFRVPNISCSHCVMTIQRELGELEGITAVRGDVATKIVTVEWNEPPASWKRIRALLEEIHYPPED
- a CDS encoding metal-sensitive transcriptional regulator, translated to MNDEETIEILNRLKSIEGHVRGIQRMVESGEYCIDIVHQIIAVQRALQKVNAMVLDRHLHTCVTTALRGDDPDERERVIGEILGVFEATGKL
- a CDS encoding DUF1573 domain-containing protein; the encoded protein is MGGQSRARRKDGRKGPPRSQDRGWLLVLLAVTLLIGGGLIIGLLARSDQAAPVPKVRGAPRVEVSQETIDYGDVKVNTPIETIFRVRNVGDQPLQILGEPQVEVVEGC